TGAAAGAGGACTGACCGTCGTAGTTGATTCCGTCGCGGGAACGCTGAAGATTACAGTGAGAGAAGATATCGCTACTACTAAGACAGCTAATATAACAGCCGTTTTTTTAAGTGCCGATTTATCATTTGGCATGCTCTCGAAACTGGAAGGTTGGTATTTAAGGATTTTCTAAATCCTCATACTCACAATTATAGTATTTTGTTAGAATGCCAATATATGTCGATCTATATATTGAATGGTGAGCTGGATTCAAATCAAAATACTTTAAAGTAATGTGAGAATTGCTGAAATGGACGATTGACTGCTTTGTAAATAGATCCATCTTCAGGACAGCTATCGTTGATCTTTACCTTTCAGACTGTTTGGCTGTGAAAAATGAATGATTACCTAGATTCTTTAAAAATGATATCATATTTATTGTTATCATTTTGTCAGATAGAGATACAATTCATTTATATGCCAAGAAAAAGTTCACCTTTGTGAGGATTGCTAAAGGAAACCTTTATTTCGAGGAGATAACGGAAATTCTCTCTGGAAAATCGTCAATAATTATTGATACTGATCCCCTCAGCTTATATAATCAGTTTCATCCACCATTCTCGTTTCCTATGCCTGCAAAAGACGTAAAGAAGGTAGTTTCAAGGCCGGACATCAGATATGAAAACGTGATGGTATTTTCATCTTCAGAAGACGACGTATCAATGTTGATGAATTCCGATCTTCCAGACAATGTAAAGATACTCTATGATAATACAGATAGATCCTGGACTAATATATACCCATACTCATATTACAGAAAGATCGATCCGGATAGACTTTACTCTCATCTTAAAGACTTCCAAATACTTGACATCCGTGAGGAGTTTGAGCTATTCACCGGATTCATAGAGGGATCGATAAATATACCCTTTTCAAAGATCATGGAGCAGGATATAGATCTTGAAAAAAACAGAACTTATGCGATAATTTGCGCACATGGCAATCGCAGTCGCGTGGCCGTCGAACTTCTCAGCTCCAGAGGATTTGAGGTATATGACGTGCCAGGCGGCATTCAGAAATGGCTAGAGATGGGATTTCCTGTATCATATGTGGAGGATTGATTGCTTCATACCTCCCTCCATCTCGCTTTCTTAACAGCTATGAAGAGAAATACCACATTTATCAGTATCAGGATTATCCAGTCAGTTATGAATGATGCAGTAGATATATGGACAAACCCTATGGCATTCTGGACAAGTTCAGCACCGTACGTGGTTGGAGAGGCATAGGCCGCATATCTAAACGGCATCGGTATGTACGTGATTGGATAATACACAGGCGGAATCGTCGATATAAGAGTTGATATTATTCCAGAAAAAGCCCAGCTCTGTATTATATCGTATGTGATGGTGGCAAGAGTGAATCCAAGCAGTATGGAAAACGAGAACATAAGAGTCATGACTGCAATTATCTGGAAAATACCCGTTACGGTCGTATGAATGTAGATGGAGGCCAGCACTCCGAGCACTGCTATGGCCGGTACTGAATACACTATCTCAGAGATGGCCATTCCAACAAGATATACCGAAGCAGTTGTGGGTGAGCTCACAACCATGTCCTGAAGCTTGAAATCATTCTTAAGGTGGGATAGATCGCCCTGCAGTCCAATTCCGCTGGATACCATTGACATTATAAGGGCGCCCCCGAGCGAAACGGACAGGAGCCTACCATGACTTGCCAATGTGATAACCAAAAGGAAGGATAATGGAGAAAGAAGTGTATTGACCAGCGTGATCGGGAAATTCTTCATCGCATATACTGCGTTCACCAATATAGATGCGGCCATCTGGCTACTCCTGTACATGATCCTCACCTCTTATGTCCCTCTTTACTATGCTATAGTATATGTCCTCCAAAGACACTGGATTTATTGAAAATCTTATGTTCCTGTTTATAAGATCCTTAGCTATAGCATAGGCTTCATTTTCATCCACGAATATCCTGCTTCCTATCTTTATTATGGATCCATTATTGTCGATTTCAACGCTTTCGTGATCTCCATCAAGAAGGCTTATACTGTACTTTTTTGGAACCTTTGCACGAAGTTCGGACATAGTACCTATTGCCTTGATCTCTCCCTGATCGAGTATACCTATGCGATCAGACAGGCGTTCCGCCTCTTCAAGGTAGTGCGTGGTCAAGAATATGAATTTATCTTTCTTTAGATATGAAAGTATATCCCATAGCTCCGCCCTAGATATCGGATCTAGACCTGTTGTTGGCTCGTCCATGAACAGTATATCTGCATCTGAAGCCACCAGTGCAGCTACCAGAACCTTCCTTTTCTGGCCTCCGGAGAGTGTCCTGTTCAACTTATCCGAAACAGTCGTAAGACCAAATTCCTTCAGAACCTCCTTTGCCTTCGCTTTAGCTTCAGAATATTTTACTCCTCTGTAGAGCAAGAAAGTGGTTATGGTCTGCATAGGTGTAAGCCATGATATAGCCCTTGCTTCCTGCGGTATTATCGCTATCCTCCGTCTTATGGTATCGGGATCATTGATTATGTCGATGTCATCAACGATGACATTGCCAGAAGTCGGCATTAGCTCAGTGGCCAGTATTCTCACCAGCGTAGTTTTACCCGCGCCGTTTCTCCCTATGAGCGAAAATATGCCCCGCATTGGTATTTCGAAGGAGACATCTCTGAGGGCGATCTGACCCTTCGAATACGTCTTCGATATCCCTGAACATTTAAAATATCCCTTCATGAACATCAGATATTTTATAGATAAATTATAGCTATACCATTGATAACTTTTTCTCGAAAATGATAAGAATGACAATATAATAATGGAGATTTTTCATGCGGGATTGTCTCATCATACATCTCCTATAATATTGGAAAAAATTTGAATTTTGCATTCTGTCCGAAGAATTATTTTAAAAAATTTTGAATCATGGTTTTATCAATTTTCTCATGTATGGGCTGTCCTCATGCTGGCCTGCTTACGCGAGCTTTCCCCCATGAAGAATGATAGTGCTGAAACTCCTACGGCCAGCACAACAAAGGCCAGACCAATAGCTTCAAGGACCCAATGGAGATTGATCACGTAGTATATCAGGCCAAAGCCTCCGATCACAACACCGGTCAGTGTCAGATAAGCGGAAAGAAGTTTTATCTTCGCCGTTGATGAATATCTGTAGATCAGTATCAGCGCACCCGCTATCATCGGCATCATGAAGAAGGCATATAGTAGATGGCCATTCGTATATGCCATATCATAGAGATATCCTGGTCCGCCATTGGGCGGAACTCCTGGCGTAGCGAAGCCAAAGAATGCCTCATTGAATTCTATAGCATAGCCTACGCCGACCATAACTGCCATAGTGGCAAGCCAAACAAAGAATTCTGAAAGTATGAGAAGCCTGTTTTCACTCCTTTCCTCATTCTTAGTTGTATAATAAAGACCAAGTATAGATATCAGAGCGCCCCATCCGACTAGACCGGTCATAGTATCGTCTTCTGCAAGGCCATCCATTCCATAGGGTCCAAAAGCAAACAAGGTGGGAATGACGTACGTTCCGAATGACGATATTATGTAAAGATAGGTCATCGCGATAACACCGAAAAGGCTTACGACCATACCCAAATTGACTATCGTTCTCTTTGTGGAATTGAGTTTCTCATATCCGAATGAAACCGCAGCAACAGCCACTATGCCACCCATAACCGCTGGCAACATCTCATGAGAATGCGATGTAACTAGATTCCCTAGGAATGTCTGCAGACCTCCCCATGAGTTTACGAGCGAATTGAAGAAAGGAATCGATGAATAGCCGAAGAGATTTCCATATTCATACACCATACCCATCACTGCCGCTATTCCTGCAGATACAGTAGCTGCCAGTATGAGGATGTACGATCCCCAGATAAGCTTGAACCTCTGTTTCTCCTTTATTGGGAAATATATAAGACCGATAAAGAATATCAGGGCAACGACAAGCATCCACACGTCCCTCAGAGCCTGCAAAACGTAGTCCGCATATTGTGTTGATGTAGGATAGAAGAATACCATACCAAGTACTGTGAGCAGAAGAACTGGAATAGTGCTTATGTTTATTGATTTCTTAGCAAAACCTGGAAGTGACAGTAGATCAGTTGTGTAAAGGATTAACAAAAAAGCGAACGGTATCATTACCGTATGATAGAAATTCACCATGTCCAATGTGAAATCTCCAAGCCTGAACCAAGACACATCTGGCAACAACGGGCTGATTATCAGGAAGAACGCTATGAAAGCGATGGTGATGCCCATATTGAATTTCGTATTTAGAAGGACATCCAATATACTATTACTATCATTATTCTTATTCATATTGAATATAGCATTAATAAATATAAAAAGTTTATGCTCAATCATTCATTTCAACACCGTTTTTGATATTTCAATGATTTATTTCGATTTATTATAGACTATTAACTATTATAATATTTTCGGCATTATGAAGCTAAAATTTTCGGCTTAAATAAAACATATTTTTAAAAAATTATGGCAATACATTCCGCATAGTTTAGACATTTTCACCACAAAATCGAAGATGAAATAATATATAGATCATAATTGCATACCCATCCTGATGGTTCAGATCAGTGATGCAGAATATAAAGTTCTCCTGGCAATCCAATCTCATGGGGGCGAGGCAAGAGAGTCGGAATTATCAATAACTGGACTCTCAGAAAGAGAGATAGCCAGCGCCATCTCATGGCTAGAGGTCAAAGGCCTAATAGATGTTGAAAAGAAAGAGACAAAAATTTATACATTATCAGAAGAGGGGCGGAGATACCTCAAAGAAGGGTTGCCTGAACTTGTCCTCTACAGGAAGCTTGAAGAAATGAAGGAGATAACGCTCGATGAGATCAGGAATCTAATGCCAGAGAGCTACAGAATAGCACTGGCCCAGCTTGCTAAATTCGGAATAACTCCTAAAAATGGAAAACTAACGTTCAAAGATCCAGGTATATCAGAAATCCTGGAAGCTAGGCAGAGATTTCTCTCAAACCTCGATCCGGATGACAAGGAAATGATCGATCATTTCAGGCATAGATCTGGTATAATCGAAGAAAAAACAAAGACGGAACGCATCGTAAAATTGAGAGATACGGCGGTTGAAGCGATTTCTGGATTCGATCAGGAGGGGACAATAGGAACGCTGGATCCCTCCATAATATCGTCTGGAAACTGGAGGAATAAAAAGTTCAGAAAATATGATCTGAATTCACCAGCTAAACAGATCAAGGGAGCGATCAAGCATCCAATGACATACCTAATAGAGGAGATAAGGCAAATCTTCTTGAATATGGGATTCACTGAAATGAGTGGACAATACATAGAATCCACGCTGTGGGATATGGATGCCCTTTTCATTCCCCAGGATCATCCAGCAAGGGATATGCAGGATACCTTCTACGTCGACTCTCCTGGTTTCGTGATAGATAATGATCAGATATCTAAAAAAATAAAGAGAATTCATGAGACAGGCTTTGATGGATATACAGGTTGGGGATACCGCTGGTCCGCGGAAGAGTCAAGAAGACTAGTGCTGAGAACTCATACCACGGTTAATACTGCCAGATACCTCTATCAAAATAATGAACCTCCGCAGGCAATATTCTCCATAGAAAAGGTCTTCAGACATGAGAGCGTAGACTGGAAGCATCTGGCGGAATTCTACCAGATAGAAGGGGCGGTTTACAGTAAGGAAGTTAGCGTGTCAACCTTGAAATGGATCCTCAGAGATTTTTATTCCAAGCTAGGATTCAAAGAAATAAAGCTCGTTCCATCTTATTATCCTTACACGGAACCTAGTCTTGATGTCATAGTCAAAATAAACGGCAGAGAGGTTGAACTCGGTGGATCTGGTCTTTTCAGGCCAGAGGTTCTCAAGATACTTGGGCTCAGGGCTCCGGTGATGGCATGGGGAATGGGTCTGGAAAGACTTGCAATGATCTTCTATGGACTCACCGATGTTCGCGATCTCTATAATACGGATTTTGACTTTCTCTCATCATTCAGATTCGATACCGATAAGATTTTGAAAGATAATACCGCAAAAACAGGATGATTTATAACTTCTAGGATATCGATGAAATTTTTCATAAATATTTGAATAGTGAAAATATTTATAAATGGAAAAATGATAATTTATTAAAATATGCCATGATAAAAATTTCACTCATTTTTGTGCCTGCATACATAGTATCATTCGTCATATTCTCGCTGATACTTGTGTTTATGGTTAGAATGAATCCATTTAGATTAGTGTTCTATAGGTTCAAGATACCTAGGATAAGGTATCAAAATCAGTTCAGTTCAGAGATAGAAAAAACGAAAGGACCATTACAGTTTGATCTGCTGATGTATCGCATTTCAACGAATGGGTTATATTCCAAGGCGATTAAAAATGGTCTGACATATACAATCATAAGGCACTGGAAAAAATTCACCCATGTTGATTATGCGAGATATAAAATTATAGATTATTATTATCTTTTCATAATCTTTTATTCAATTTCCATGTGGTTTCTTGTTTTTCTCCTGCTTGTTCCTTATGGGAAGCTTGGATCAGTTCTACCAAAGTGGGATCCCACGATCAATTATGCTCTTCTCATCGCTTTAACAATAAGTCTGCTTGAATCCTCAATACTTTATGTTTCGCTGATTTATTCAGGCCTTTCGTCTTTCATAATGACTTCCTCAACTTCTGTGCTTGTTGTCAATTTTATCACATTATTGCCGGCTCTGCAATGGATGTATGGTCTACCTCTCACGTTGCGTATCATGTATCAGATAATAATCAGCGTGATCGCAGTAGCAATATCATTTATAGTGTATAACCTCAAAGATATGAATTACAGATATGTACTATTCGCGTATCTTTCCACTATATCATATTCCTCATTTGCAATTGTTCTATTATATTCAATCACAACAAAGGTCATGGCCGTTATACATTAATGGATAAACTGAATGAATCAAAAGAATGCGGAGGGAGGGATTTGAACCCTCGAACCCCTTCGGGAATGGACCCTGAATCCATCGCCTTTGGCCAGTCTCGACAACCTCCGCATATATGAAATACTTTTCTTCCAAACGCGTCAATGTGTTTCCGCGAAGGTAAACGGTGCCTACGGAAAATCGTGAGCTTCATTATGTAGTTTTCGATTTTGTATTTCGGAACATCTTTGATTCAGCTTCAGATAAATCTCCTTCTTAGATTATCATTTCAACGGCATTCTCCATTTTATACAGAATTCATGAAACTCAATGATTCTAAATTCGATCGCAAAACGGTCTTGCATGTATGGAGATGTCTCAGAAATTGCTAGAAATAAGCGGACTTTATCAATATATTTATCCCACATCGAGATCTAACATATCTGATCATTGAGAATATTGACTTGATAATTTCTCTTGGACTTACGCTTTCACTGAAAATCACCTCTAAGATTAGCAGGAGGTGATAACATAATATATTGCCATATGATTTCAACCCGTGCTCTCAAATCTTGATTATCTATATAACTTGAAGAGGGAAGGCATAAAGTTTGATCTTGATGTCATGAGAGGATTTGCCGAAATGATCGGACATCCAGAGAACAAGTTCAAGAGCTTTCATATAACCGGATCCAATGGCAAGGGATCAACATCAGAATTCATTTATTCAATATTGAGGAGAAGGTATAGTTCCGGGCTATATACATCACCTCATCTCATAAAATTCAATGAAAGAATAATCGTAAATGACGAAATG
The Thermoplasma sp. Kam2015 genome window above contains:
- a CDS encoding rhodanese-like domain-containing protein; translated protein: MRIAKGNLYFEEITEILSGKSSIIIDTDPLSLYNQFHPPFSFPMPAKDVKKVVSRPDIRYENVMVFSSSEDDVSMLMNSDLPDNVKILYDNTDRSWTNIYPYSYYRKIDPDRLYSHLKDFQILDIREEFELFTGFIEGSINIPFSKIMEQDIDLEKNRTYAIICAHGNRSRVAVELLSSRGFEVYDVPGGIQKWLEMGFPVSYVED
- a CDS encoding ABC transporter permease, with product MYRSSQMAASILVNAVYAMKNFPITLVNTLLSPLSFLLVITLASHGRLLSVSLGGALIMSMVSSGIGLQGDLSHLKNDFKLQDMVVSSPTTASVYLVGMAISEIVYSVPAIAVLGVLASIYIHTTVTGIFQIIAVMTLMFSFSILLGFTLATITYDIIQSWAFSGIISTLISTIPPVYYPITYIPMPFRYAAYASPTTYGAELVQNAIGFVHISTASFITDWIILILINVVFLFIAVKKARWREV
- a CDS encoding ABC transporter ATP-binding protein, which gives rise to MKGYFKCSGISKTYSKGQIALRDVSFEIPMRGIFSLIGRNGAGKTTLVRILATELMPTSGNVIVDDIDIINDPDTIRRRIAIIPQEARAISWLTPMQTITTFLLYRGVKYSEAKAKAKEVLKEFGLTTVSDKLNRTLSGGQKRKVLVAALVASDADILFMDEPTTGLDPISRAELWDILSYLKKDKFIFLTTHYLEEAERLSDRIGILDQGEIKAIGTMSELRAKVPKKYSISLLDGDHESVEIDNNGSIIKIGSRIFVDENEAYAIAKDLINRNIRFSINPVSLEDIYYSIVKRDIRGEDHVQE
- a CDS encoding phenylalanine--tRNA ligase subunit alpha; this translates as MVQISDAEYKVLLAIQSHGGEARESELSITGLSEREIASAISWLEVKGLIDVEKKETKIYTLSEEGRRYLKEGLPELVLYRKLEEMKEITLDEIRNLMPESYRIALAQLAKFGITPKNGKLTFKDPGISEILEARQRFLSNLDPDDKEMIDHFRHRSGIIEEKTKTERIVKLRDTAVEAISGFDQEGTIGTLDPSIISSGNWRNKKFRKYDLNSPAKQIKGAIKHPMTYLIEEIRQIFLNMGFTEMSGQYIESTLWDMDALFIPQDHPARDMQDTFYVDSPGFVIDNDQISKKIKRIHETGFDGYTGWGYRWSAEESRRLVLRTHTTVNTARYLYQNNEPPQAIFSIEKVFRHESVDWKHLAEFYQIEGAVYSKEVSVSTLKWILRDFYSKLGFKEIKLVPSYYPYTEPSLDVIVKINGREVELGGSGLFRPEVLKILGLRAPVMAWGMGLERLAMIFYGLTDVRDLYNTDFDFLSSFRFDTDKILKDNTAKTG